The following nucleotide sequence is from bacterium.
GATTCCCCCCATCGCCCAGCCGTGAAGGGGCTGGCCGATGCGCTCTTCTCCAAGGTCCAACAGCGAGTCCTTGGCCTGCTCTTCGGCGATCCGAGCCGGACCTTCTATGCCAACGAGATCATCGGGCTTGCCCAATCGGGAACTGGTGCCGTACAGCGCGAGCTTTCGCGATTGGAGGCCTCGGGCATCGTGATCGCCCATCGCGTGGGCAGACAGAAGCACTACCAAGCCAACCCGAAGTCCCCAGTGTTCGCGGAGCTCCGCGGGCTGGTGCTCAAGACCTGTGGACTTGCGGATGTTCTGCGTGCGGCCCTTGCTCTGCATGCGGAGTCGATCTTCGCCGCCTTTGTCTACGGGTCCGTAGCCAAGCATGAGGACACCAGCGAGAGCGACATCGACCTCCTGATCCTCAGCGACCATCTCGCCTATGCCGAGCTCTTCGCCGTCCTCGAGCCGGCTGCCACGACCCTAGCGCGTAAGGTGGCGCCGACGATCTATAGCCGCCAAGAATTCCGCGATCGCAGAGCGAGCGGGAACGCCTTCCTGGCCCGGATCCTCGCCCAGCCTAGGCTCTGGCTGATCGGCGGAGACGATGAGCTCGCCATTTGATGCGCTCTGCGGGCCCGGTGGCCCCCTGCGCCCTGAGCCGACGGATGCCGCCGAGTTCAATGGACTGATGAGCTCCGGCGAGGCTCGCCTTGCCGATGCCAAGAAGCTGCAGAACTCGCTCCCGAGCCGCTTCGACCTCGCTTACAACGCGGCGCACGCACTCTGCCTTGCCGCCTTGCGCAGGGCGGGATACCGCTCGTCGAGACGCTACATCGTCTTTCAGGTCCTGCCTCTCACGCTTGGGCTGGGCCCGGAGGTCTGGCGGGTGCTCGACCGCGCGCACAACGTTCGCAATCGAAGCGAGTACGAGGGCGACCTCTCCGTGGACGAGAGGCTGCTGGCCTCCGTGATCGAAGCCTGCGAGCGGGTCGCCTCGGCGCTGAGGGCTCGCCCCCGTCAATGATCGAGTAGGGAGGGGCTCCTAGTCGGCGGGGCGGGCTGGTATGGATCCGCGCTGCTCGATCAGCCGCAGGGCCACCTCGAGATTCCGCCTGGCCTCGGCGTTGCCGGGATCGATCGCCAGCGCCGCGCGGAACTGCGTCACCGCTTCCTCGAAGCGGCCCGCCTGCGCGAGCAGGGCGCCCAGGTTGTTGCGGCCGGCGGCGTCGTCCGGGTCGAGGGCGACCGCGCGGATGCGCTGCGCGATGGCCCCGTCCATGTCCCCTGCCTTGGCGAGCAGGCGGCTCAGGTTGATCCGCGCGAGCGCGAAGTCCGGATCCTTGGCGACGGCTGTCTGATAGGCCCCGCGCGCCCCGTCGAGCTTGCCCATGGCCTCGTAGGTCTGGCCGAGGTTGTTCAGCGCCTTGGCGTAGTCGGGGCTGATCGCGAGCGCGGCCGTGAAGCTGCCTGCGGCCTCCGGGTAGCGGTGGGCGTCGGCATAGGCGAGGCCGAGGTTGTAGAGCATCTTGGGATGCACCGGCTTCACCTCGCGCGCGCGCTCGCCAAGGGCGATCGAGTCCCGCCAGGCGTTTGCCCGCTCGCGCGTCCCGATGAGGCAGGCGAACAGCGCGAGGACGGCGAGCACGGCTGCGGGATCGCGCCAGCGGCGGCCGGGGCCTTCCAGCCACGCGCCGATCCCCCAGACCAGCGCCAGGTAGAGACCGATGAAGGGCAGGTAGGCGTAGCGGTCGGCCATCGCCTGCTCGCCCACCTGGACGATGCCGATCACCGGCACCAGCGCGCCGAGGAACCAGAACCAGCCCACGAAGGGCCAGCCGAGACGCCGGAAGCGGAAGGCCGCCGCGCTGAGCGCGGCGATCAGGACCAGCGCGCCGCCGATCTGCCAGACGGCGAGCGGCTCGCCGCCGGCCATCGCCGGGTGCGGATAGAGCGCCGAGAGCGGATGCGGCCAGACGAGCTTGCCGAGGTAGCGCGCTGTGGCCACGACGGCGTTGGCCAGCCGATCGTCGACGGGGAGCAGCGCGGCGCGGCGCGTCTGCGCGGCCAGCGTGAGCGCAATCGCGCCGGCGCTGAGGGCGAGCGCGGGCAGCTTCTCGAGCAAAGCCTGGCGCCGCGCGAGCCCCGCGGCCTGCCGGCGCGTGGCCGCGTTGCAAAGGCGGCCCAGCGGCCAGAAGTCCAGCAGCAGCCAGAGCAGGGGCAGGGTGACGAGCATCTGCTTGGCGAGCAGGCCGAGGGCGAGGAGCGCGAGGGCCAGCGCGTAGTCGCGCGGCCGGCCACTGCGCGCCCAGCGCAACCAAGCCAGCGTGGCGCCGAGGGCGAAAGCCTGGCTTAGCACGTCCTTGCGCTCGGCGATCCAGGCCACGGATTCCACGTGCAGGGGGTGCAGCGCCAAGAAGCCGGCGACGAGCGCGCTCTTCCAGAGGGCGCCGGTGAGCGCGCGCAGCAGCCAGAAGAGGAGCAGCGCGTTCAGCGCGTGCAGGAGCAGGTTCGTCAGGTGGAAGCCGCGGGCGCTCTTCACGCCGAAGAGCTGCGCGTCCAGCATCAGCGAAGCCCAAGTCAGCGGGTGGTAGTTCTGCGCGTGATGCGTGGTGAAGGCCCAGCGCAGGCCCTCGCCGCTCAGCCCGCGGGCGACCAGCGGGTTCTCGGTCACGTAGTCGGGGTCGTCGAAGTTGACGAAGTCGAAGCCGAGCGTCTGGCCGTAGGCTGTGAGCACGGCGAGCACGAGCAGGATGGGGACGAAGAGGCTGGGCTTCATGGCCGCAGCCTAGCGCCTCTCCGGGAGTGCCGCAAGCGTCCTAGAAGCGGCGCTCGATGTCGCTCTCGGCGGCCTCCGTCCAGGCCGCCGTGCGACCGGCGTCGAGGATGACCGGGGTGAGCAGCATCACCATCTCGGTCTCGACCTGCTTGGTGATGGTGCGCCGGAAGAGGCGGCCGAGCAGGGGCAGGTCCTTGAGCACCGGGATGCCCGCCTGCTGATCGTTCGTGCCGCGCGTGACGAAGCCCGCGATGACGAGCGTCTCGCCGTCGTGCACCTTGCCGACGGTGTCCAGCTCGCGCACGCTGAGCACGGGCGCGCTGTCCTGATTGGGGCTGGTCTCCACGCGCACGATGTCCGTGACCGTCGGGTGCACGTTGAGGGTGATCACGTCGTCCTCGCCCACCTCGGGCGTGACGTCCAGCACGAAGCCGACCGGCACCACGCTCGCCGAGTAGGCGATCACGGGCTCCGTGCTGACGCCGTCGGTCACCACGGGCGGCTCGACCTGCGCGTTGTAGAAGACCTCCTCGGTAACGATGCGCACGACGGCCTTCTGGTTGTTCAGCGTCGTGATGCGCGGCGTCGAGACGACCCTCACTGTGCCCTGCTTGCTGATCGCCTCGATGAGACCGGAGACCGACTTGCCCTTGATCACGAAGTCGAAGAAGGGATTGCCGAGGCCCTCGGTCGTGCGCTGGCGGCCGGTGAGCGCAAGGTGCTCCTCGTTCGCCACGGCGGTCCAGTCGATGCCCGTGTGCTCCTCGCCCGTCACCGCGACCTCGAGGATCTTCACCTCGATCGCCACCTGGCGCCGCAGCGCCGCGCGCATCCGCTGGAGATAGGTCTCGACCTGGCGCAGGCGCTTGGCTTCGGCCGTCGCCTGGATGACCCCGGCCATCGGGCTGACCAGGAGCGAGCGGCCCGCTTCGTCGGCGAGGCTCAGCGACTGAGCGACGACGGCGCCGCTGGCGCCCGACTCGCTGCGGTTGCGCGCGAAGACGAGGGTCTCGAGCGCCTGCATCACCTCGGGCCAGATCGCCATCGCCGCGCTGCTCGTGACGTGGCTCTCGTTCTGGTCCTGGCTGCCGCCGCTCTCGCTCTGGCTCTGGCCGCGGCCGGAGATGCGCAGCTCGCCCTTGCCCTCGCGCTGCGTGACCGGGTAGTCGAAGCTGAACCAGCGGGTGACCATGCCGAGTCGATAGACCATCAGCACGCCGCCCCGGCGCTCGTAGCCGAGGTCGATCGGCTCGAGCAGCGCGCGCAGGGCGGCGTCGAAACCGACATTCTCCAGGTGCACGTTCACCTGGCCCTCGACGTCGGGCGCGATCTGCAGGCCGTAGCCCGCGCTGCGGGCAACGGTCTTCAGCACCTCGCGCACGTCGACCCAGTCGCCGGTGATCAGAGTGATCTGCGCCTCGGCCGGCGCAGACACCGCGAGCGGCGCTGGCTCCGCGGCGAGGGCCGCCGCGGGCGCCGCGGACTCCGCCACGAGCTGACGGAGCGCGAAATCGATGTCGGCGCCGGCGCGGCCGGGCAGGAGCGCGGCGAGTGCCGCGCCGCCGAGCAGCGCCGTGAGCGACAGGGCCTTGAGTGTCCGCATGCGTCCTTCCTTTCCAGACCCGCGGGGCGGGCCGGCTCAATCCTGGGCGACGGGCGCGCCCACCGCGCCCGCGCCGCGCGAGCGACGCACGGCGAGCACGCGGGTTCGCTCACCCGCGCGCAGGAAGACGCCGTCCTCGTCGATCGCCACGATCCGATAGTCGGCAACGGCGTCGCCCACGTGCAGGAGCTTGCCGTCGATGATGGCCGCGCTCTCCCCGCCGCCGAGGATGAGTGCCGTGCAGCGCAGGCGCGGGCCGCTCTCGTCGGCGCGTGGCGTCGGCTCCGCGGCACCGGGAGCCGGCGTGACGCTCAGGGTACCCACGCCGTAAGCGAAGGGATTGCGGCCGAGGCTGGCCGGCATCGGGAGCGCGCCGCCGGTCGGCGGCTCGGCGAGCCGCGCACGCAGCACGGCCCCCACGTGCCGGAAGTCGCTGGGCGGGACGAGCGTCTCCTTCTCCACGCTCACGGCGAGATCGGCGGCCGCGCCCTTGGGTAGGAACCCGCGCAGGTTGATCGCCACCATCGCCGCCAGCACGACGAGAACGGCCACCATGACCCGCGGGTCCTGGGTGATCCGGCTACCGCTCCTGGACATAGTACTCCAGCTCCATCTGCACAGCGACGCCGCGGGCGCCCTGCCGCAGTTGCATGCCGCGCACGCTGACCGCGCGCTCGAGCGTGCGCAGGGCATCGGTGAAGCGCGCGAGGTGCTCGTAGTCGGCCTCGAAGTCGATGCGCAGCCGGTGCGCGCGCAGCGTGCTCACCGGCAGCGTGGCGGCAGAGATGCCGAGTGTCGCGATGAGGGCCTCCAGTTCCTCCGGCTGGCCGCCGGCGCCGCGCGCGCTGAGCTGCTCGCCGCGGCCCTCGCCATCGGGATCCCTGCCCGCGTCCGCGCGCAGCTGCACCGGATCGACGCCGCTCGCGTTGGCCGCGCTCGCGATCTCCATGAAGAGCTGCTCCAGGCGCCGCTCGGGCGGGAAGAGCCGCTCGAAGCGCGCGTTCAGTTCGGCCTTCCAGCGCGCCGCGTCCGCGGGCAGCGCCCGTCCGCCGTGCCAGCCGCTCAGGGTGGCGGCACGGGCGTCGAGGGCGCTGATCTCGGCCGCCTGGCGGCGGCTCTCCCGCAGGGACGGCCAGATGAAGAAGGCGACGAGCAGCAGCCAGGCCAGCGCGCCGACGGCGAGGAGAACACCGGGGCGCAGCAGGCGGGGCGAGAGCGCGGGGCGCTTCATCCCTTCACCCCCGTGGCCAGTCGGTAGCGCAACTCGAAGCGCACGCGCGATGCGCGGCCCCTGTCGTCCTCGTCGCCCTCGATCTCGAGGCTGGGCTCGGTCGCCCCCTCGAGCAGGGGCGTCTGGGCGAGCGCCGCCTGGAGCTGGAGGAAGGCCGCCTGAGCGGCCTCGCCGGTGCGCCCGCGCGACTCGCCGCGGATCACGAGGCGGTACGCGCCCTCGGGATCGCGGACCAGATCGAGGTCGGTGAGCTGCACGGGGCTCGGCAGGCGGGCGGCGATGTCCCGCAGTAGCGGCCCCAGCGGTGTGCGCTCGGGCGCGTAGCGGTCGAGCTGCTCTTGACGCGCGAGCAGGGCGAGCTGCTCGAGATAATCGCGCGCCGCCGCCTCGGCGGCCTGCCGGCTCTGCGCGAGCTGCTGGCCCTGCTCGGCGAGCACCCTGGCCTGCAGGTGGCGGGTGAGCTCGCTGCCGCCGCCGACGAGGGGCAGCACGCCGAGGCAGAGCGAGGCGCCGCCGGTGATCGCATAGCGGCGCAGGCGCCAGAGTGCGCCGTCCTCGCGCCGCCGCGGCAGAATGTTGAAGACGGCCCCTGCCGGATCGAGGGCGACCGCGGCCCCCGCGAGCGCGGGCAGGAACTCCCAGCTCGCCGCTGCGCCCTCGATGCGGAAGCGCTCCTCGGGCTGCCAGTGCTCAGCGACCAGGCCTTCGGTCCTGGCCAGGCGCAGGGCGAGGGACTCGGCCAGCTCGGGATCGCCGCAGACGAGCACGCGCTGCACCCGCGCGCCCTGCTCGCCCTGCTGGGCGAAGAAGTGCGAGCGCTCGATCTCCGTCACGAGCCGCTCGAGGTACTCCGCGCGGTCGGCGCCGCCGGAGAGATCCGCGGGCAGGGCGCGCACGAGCAGAGGACCCACGGCGTCGCCGATGGCGAGGAAGCGTTCCTCGCGTCCGAGGTAGACGAGATTCCAGGCCCCCGGCGCCGGGTCGGCGGCGCGCAGCTCGCGCCGCAGGAGGGTGTCGAGGGCGAGCGCCTGGGGCAGCGCGAGCGCGGGCCGGCAGTCGCTGCCGGCCAAGGGCGCGAGCAACTTGGGCAGGGCCGCGCGCTCGAAGGCGAGACCGGTGATCGCCCAGCGACCGTCCGCGCTCTTCGCGGCCTCGCGGCGGCGCGCGTCGATGCTCCACTGCTCGGGGCTGCCGCCGCGCTGCTTCTGGAGCAGGCCGGCCAGGGCGATGCGCGTCAGCTCGGGCTTCATCTCCGGCAGGCGCGCGTGGAGGAGCTGACAGCTGTCGTTGGGCAGGAGCAGAAGCAAACGGCGTCCGCCGCGGCAGAGCTCGCGCCAGTGCGGGGCCGTCGCCGGCCGGCCACCGGGCAGGCTCTCCAGCCAGTTCACGCGATAGCTCTGCCCCTCGCCGTGGCTGAGCGCGAGCGCCCAGTAGCCGTCGGCCTGGGGAGCGAGGCAGTATGCTTCCGCGCGCCGGATCAATAGCCCTCCCCGGTGGGCACGTTGTCGGCCACCGTCCAGGCGTCACCGTCGGCGCCGGCGGAGAAGATGCGCCGGGCGCCCACGTTGATCAGGTAGTTGCGGTTCCACTCGTCGCGGCGGTACTCGTTGCCAAGGCCGAGGTCCTGGCGCACCTGATTCCAGGGCCGGTTCAGGTTGAGCCCGGGATTCGCGTCCACCGCGGCCTGGATCGTCTGCAGCTCGAGCTCGGTCTCGCTGGGTGGCGTCGGGTTGCCCCCGCCCGGGTTCAGGGGCGGGATGGCGCTGCTGTTCACCTCGAGGCGGAGATCGTCCCCGCCGCCGTTCTCGTCCGTGTGATTGGGGCCCCGGCTCCAGAGGATGAGCCGGCTCGCGCCGCCGCCGAGGGACTCGATCCGCGATGCGTAGGCCTGGCGCCAGTCGTCTTCGAAGCTGTCGCCGGCGAAACCCGGGTCGACGTAGCTGCCCGAGAGGTCCGCGAGCTGCGCGGGGAAGCTGCTGTGATCCTGGTAGTGCCGGCGCGCGCCCGCGGCGAGCGCCTCCAGCTCGGCGAGGGAGGCGAGGCGCTTGTCGCGATCGAGGGGGCCGGTCGCGATCGCCAGCACGATGTCGTCCACCGTCGACGCGTTGCCGAGCTGCCAGGTGCCGCCGGTGCGCAGCTCGAGGCGGCGGTTCGCGCCCGGGCTGGCGACGATGAGATCCGCGGCGCCCGCCGGCGTCACGCTGGGCGCGAGGTCGTAGACGTAGTCCTGGCCGAAGGCGTCGGTGCGCACCGCGGCCGCGGGATCGTCGTCGCCCGACTCGAGATAGGGCCCCTGCCAGCCCGCGGGGCCGCCGGTCCCGACCAGGCCGGCCAGGCCCCCGCCCTCGCCGGGGAAGGCGCCGACGTCCTCGTAGTAGGCGGCGAGCGCGCCGCGCAGGCGCTCCAGCTCCTGGCGCGTGGCGTCCTCGCGCGCCGCCACGAGCTGGCGATGCGCCACCGGCGCGATGGCGCCGATCATGATGCCGATGATCGCGATCGCGATGATCACTTCCAGCAGGGTGAAGCCCTTCGTCCAGCGGCTGTGCACGGCGTTCCTCATTTCAGCAGCTGGCTCTGGATCTGGAAGATGGGCAGCAGCATGGCCAGAGCGCTGATCGCGATCAGCGCGCCGAGCACGACGATGATCGCCGCCTCGAGCAGCGTGAAGAGCCGCTTGAGCGCGCGCGGCAGCTCCTTGTCGAGATACTCGGCCGCCTTGGCGAGCGACTTGTCGAGGCTGCCGGCCTGCTCCCCGACGCCGATCAGGCGCTTGAGCAGCGGCGGAAAGTGGGGGCTGTCCGCGAAGGCGTGGGCGAGAGTGTCGCCCGTCACGATGCGCTGGCGGGCCGCCGCGACCTCCGCCGCGAGCACGCTGTTGCCGACCACGCGCTGCAAGAGGGCGAGCACGCGCAGGATGTCGATGCCCGAGGCGAAGAGCATCGCGAAGTTGCGCGCGAAGCGCGCGAGCGCCAGGTTGCGCTGGAAGCCGCCGACGATCGGCAGGCGCAGCAGCAGGTGGTCGATCGCGTAGCGGCCCCGCTCGCTGCGGTAGAGCAGGCGCCATCCCCAGGCGAGGCCGAAGGCGCCGCCGAGGAGGAAAGGCCACCAGTGGCGAAAGAAGCTGCCCACCGCGAGCACGCGCAGGGTGAGCGTCGGCAGCTGGTAGTCCAGCTCCTGGAAGACCTCCAGGAAGCGCGGGATCACGAAGATGATCATGAGCAGAAAGAGGCCGAGCGTCGCGGTGGCGAGCAGCGCTGGGTACATGAGCGCCTGCTTCACCTTGCTGCTCAGGTCGTCGGCCCACTCGAGGTGGCGCACGAGCTCGCCCAGGGTTCCGTCCAGGTTGCCCGAGCTCTCGCCGGCCGCCACGAGGGCCAGATAGAGCTCGGGGAACACGTCGGGATGGTGGCTCATCGCCTCGGCCACCTGACTGCCGCTGCTGATCTCCTCGCGCAGCTCCTTGACGATGCGCGCGAAGCCCTGACCAGCCATGCCGGCCTCGGCGTCGCGCAGAGCCTGGATCACCGGGATGCCGGCGCCGAGAGAGGTCGCCATGTGCAGCGTGAAGTCGAGCAGGTCGCGGCGACGGACGCGGCTCACGCCGCCCAGGCGGAGCGAGGGGCGGCCTTCGAGCAGGATCAGGTTCTGCGCCGTCAGGTCGCGCGCGAGCGCGGCGACGTCGGCGGCTGGCCGCATGCCGGTCACCGTCTCGCCGCCCGCGCTGAGTGCCCTGTAGCGGAACTCCCTCATGCCACCACCCGCAGCATTTCGGTGAGCGTGGTCTTGCCGCGCCTCACCTTGGCCAGCGCGTCCTCGCGCAGGCTGCGCATGCCCTGCTCGCGGGCGACGGCGAGGATGGCGTCCGTCGGCGCACGCTCGGCGATGAGCCGGCGCACGGCCTCAGTCGCCTGCAGGTACTCGAAGACGGCGAGGCGCCCCTTGTAGCCGGTGTCGTTGCAGCTCGGGCAGCCCTTGCCTTCAGTGAAGCTGGATTCGGCGAAGCTCGCCTCGTCCAAGCCCAGCAGCTCGCGCTGCTCGGGCGTTGGCGTCACGCTCACGCGGCAGACCGGGCAGACGCCGCGCACGAGGCGCTGCGCGAGCACGGCGACCAGGGTCGCCGAGAGGAGGTAGGGCTCCACGCCCATGTCGACGAGACGGGGGATCACGCCCACCGCGTCGTTCGTGTGCAGGGTGCTGAAGACGAGGTGGCCGGTCAGTGCGGCCCGGATGGCGAGGCTCGCCGTCTCCTGGTCACGGATCTCGCCGACGAGGATGATGTCCGGATCCTGGCGCAGGATCGCGCGCAGGCCGCGCGCGAAGGTGAAGCCCTGCGCGGCCTGGATCTGGCCCTGGTTGATCAGGGGCAGTTCGTACTCGACCGGGTCCTCGAGCGTGATCATCTTGACGTCGGGCGCGTTCAGGTGCTGGATCGCCGAGTAGAGCGTGGTCGTCTTGCCGGAGCCGGTCGGCCCCGTGACGAGAATGATGCCGTTGGGGCGCGCCAGGTCGCGGGTGAACGCGGCGAGCATCTTCTTGTTCATGCCCAGGCCCGGCAGGCCGACGAGCAGGTTCTGCTTGTCGAGCAGGCGGGAGACGAAGGTCTCGCCGTGCACGGTCGGGAAGGAGGAGACGCGCAGGTCGATCTTGCGCCCCTCCTGCTCGAACAGGATGCGCCCGTCCTGGGGCACTCGCGACTCGGAGATGTTCATCCCAGCCAGGATCTTGAAGCGCGTCGTGACGACGCTCTGCAGCTCCTTGGGCAGCGAGTGGCCCTGGCGCAAGCGGCCGTCGACGCGGTAGCGGCAGCGGATCACCTTCTCTTCGGGCTCGACGTGGATGTCCGTCGCGCCGAGCTCGACGGCCTTGCCGATCAGCAGGTCGACGAGGCGCACGTAGGGCGAGTCGCCGTCGGCCCCGCGCGCGCCGGCAGCGAGGCTCGTGCGGGCGCCCGCGATGGTCTGGTCGATGCGGGCGTCGATGTCGCTGCGGCTGCCGAAGTATTGCTGCAGCGTCGCCTGGATGTCGCTGTCGGTGGCGTGCACGACCTCGATGTAGTGGCCGGTCAGGCGGCCGGCGGCGTCGATGCACTCGAGGTCGAGGGGATTGGCCATCGCGAGCACGAGGGTCTTGCCCCGGATCGCCGTCGGAAAGACGCGCTCCTCCTCGCAGAAGCTCGCCGGGATCAGCGCAACGGCCTCGCGCTGGATCCACTCCTCGCGCAGGGAGACGTGCGGCACGCCCGCCTGGCTGGCGAGGATGCGCGCGATCTCCTTCTCGGTGACGAGGCCGAGGCGCTGGAGAATGGCCCCCAGCTTCTCCCCGGTCTGGGCCTGCTCCTTGAGCGCGAGCTCCAGGTGCTCGGGGCCGATCAGGCCGGCCGAGATCAGGATGTCGCCCAGCCGACCAGCGCTCTTGACTTCCATGCCGCTCTCCCGAGTGCGATGGCGGCAGCCGTCGCGGCCGCCGCACGAACGCGCTGGCCACCTCCGATCCACCGCAGCCCCGGCGCGCGGGCGCCGGGGCTCGTCGGAGGAAGCGTCGGCAACCCTGCGGCCTAGTAGCGGCTCGCGCGCTGAATCATGTAGGCGATGTCGTCGCCGCCGGCCTGCTCGTCGTAGACCGCGTCATCGAAGGGCGTCTCGAAGACCTTGTTCGGGCCCGCCGAGACGATGATCACGTTGTGCATGTCGTAGTTCTCCGTCGCCGTGCCCGCGAGCGCGGGCAGGGCATAGCGGATGTTCACGACGTAGGGGCTGCCCCAGGGGTCGAGCTTGATATCGGACAGGTAGGGCCCGTTCCAGCCGGGGGTGCTCATCGGACTGCGGCTG
It contains:
- a CDS encoding transcriptional regulator, with amino-acid sequence MKSRPADSPHRPAVKGLADALFSKVQQRVLGLLFGDPSRTFYANEIIGLAQSGTGAVQRELSRLEASGIVIAHRVGRQKHYQANPKSPVFAELRGLVLKTCGLADVLRAALALHAESIFAAFVYGSVAKHEDTSESDIDLLILSDHLAYAELFAVLEPAATTLARKVAPTIYSRQEFRDRRASGNAFLARILAQPRLWLIGGDDELAI
- a CDS encoding tetratricopeptide repeat protein: MKPSLFVPILLVLAVLTAYGQTLGFDFVNFDDPDYVTENPLVARGLSGEGLRWAFTTHHAQNYHPLTWASLMLDAQLFGVKSARGFHLTNLLLHALNALLLFWLLRALTGALWKSALVAGFLALHPLHVESVAWIAERKDVLSQAFALGATLAWLRWARSGRPRDYALALALLALGLLAKQMLVTLPLLWLLLDFWPLGRLCNAATRRQAAGLARRQALLEKLPALALSAGAIALTLAAQTRRAALLPVDDRLANAVVATARYLGKLVWPHPLSALYPHPAMAGGEPLAVWQIGGALVLIAALSAAAFRFRRLGWPFVGWFWFLGALVPVIGIVQVGEQAMADRYAYLPFIGLYLALVWGIGAWLEGPGRRWRDPAAVLAVLALFACLIGTRERANAWRDSIALGERAREVKPVHPKMLYNLGLAYADAHRYPEAAGSFTAALAISPDYAKALNNLGQTYEAMGKLDGARGAYQTAVAKDPDFALARINLSRLLAKAGDMDGAIAQRIRAVALDPDDAAGRNNLGALLAQAGRFEEAVTQFRAALAIDPGNAEARRNLEVALRLIEQRGSIPARPAD
- a CDS encoding prepilin-type N-terminal cleavage/methylation domain-containing protein — protein: MRNAVHSRWTKGFTLLEVIIAIAIIGIMIGAIAPVAHRQLVAAREDATRQELERLRGALAAYYEDVGAFPGEGGGLAGLVGTGGPAGWQGPYLESGDDDPAAAVRTDAFGQDYVYDLAPSVTPAGAADLIVASPGANRRLELRTGGTWQLGNASTVDDIVLAIATGPLDRDKRLASLAELEALAAGARRHYQDHSSFPAQLADLSGSYVDPGFAGDSFEDDWRQAYASRIESLGGGASRLILWSRGPNHTDENGGGDDLRLEVNSSAIPPLNPGGGNPTPPSETELELQTIQAAVDANPGLNLNRPWNQVRQDLGLGNEYRRDEWNRNYLINVGARRIFSAGADGDAWTVADNVPTGEGY
- a CDS encoding type II secretion system F family protein; the protein is MREFRYRALSAGGETVTGMRPAADVAALARDLTAQNLILLEGRPSLRLGGVSRVRRRDLLDFTLHMATSLGAGIPVIQALRDAEAGMAGQGFARIVKELREEISSGSQVAEAMSHHPDVFPELYLALVAAGESSGNLDGTLGELVRHLEWADDLSSKVKQALMYPALLATATLGLFLLMIIFVIPRFLEVFQELDYQLPTLTLRVLAVGSFFRHWWPFLLGGAFGLAWGWRLLYRSERGRYAIDHLLLRLPIVGGFQRNLALARFARNFAMLFASGIDILRVLALLQRVVGNSVLAAEVAAARQRIVTGDTLAHAFADSPHFPPLLKRLIGVGEQAGSLDKSLAKAAEYLDKELPRALKRLFTLLEAAIIVVLGALIAISALAMLLPIFQIQSQLLK
- a CDS encoding type II secretion system protein GspE; this translates as MEVKSAGRLGDILISAGLIGPEHLELALKEQAQTGEKLGAILQRLGLVTEKEIARILASQAGVPHVSLREEWIQREAVALIPASFCEEERVFPTAIRGKTLVLAMANPLDLECIDAAGRLTGHYIEVVHATDSDIQATLQQYFGSRSDIDARIDQTIAGARTSLAAGARGADGDSPYVRLVDLLIGKAVELGATDIHVEPEEKVIRCRYRVDGRLRQGHSLPKELQSVVTTRFKILAGMNISESRVPQDGRILFEQEGRKIDLRVSSFPTVHGETFVSRLLDKQNLLVGLPGLGMNKKMLAAFTRDLARPNGIILVTGPTGSGKTTTLYSAIQHLNAPDVKMITLEDPVEYELPLINQGQIQAAQGFTFARGLRAILRQDPDIILVGEIRDQETASLAIRAALTGHLVFSTLHTNDAVGVIPRLVDMGVEPYLLSATLVAVLAQRLVRGVCPVCRVSVTPTPEQRELLGLDEASFAESSFTEGKGCPSCNDTGYKGRLAVFEYLQATEAVRRLIAERAPTDAILAVAREQGMRSLREDALAKVRRGKTTLTEMLRVVA